Proteins encoded in a region of the Gloeocapsa sp. PCC 7428 genome:
- a CDS encoding tyrosine-type recombinase/integrase, translated as MQHKLSSVAFGMTARTPFAQTELSPLDAQERLLSMWLHGKSPHTQSSYRLAATRFLEFVSKPLHLVTLAEVQGFATHLAESNLSANTQRTTLSAVKSLLKFGNQIEVLSANVGASVSPPKAKDTLTERILTELEVQAMIALETKERNRAMLRLLYGGGLRVSELCALKWRDLTRRGDTGQATVFGKGSKTRVVLLPATIWQELTALRGNALADAPVFQSRKQGGHLTRSQVMRIVQAAAKRAGIDAKVSPHWLRHAHASHSLDRGAPIHLVQQTLGHSSIATTSRYLHARPQDSSARFLPL; from the coding sequence ATGCAACATAAATTATCTAGTGTTGCGTTTGGGATGACGGCACGAACTCCCTTTGCCCAAACTGAATTGTCGCCCCTCGATGCCCAAGAGCGGCTGCTCTCAATGTGGCTGCACGGGAAGTCGCCGCACACCCAGTCATCCTATCGGCTTGCTGCCACGCGATTCCTAGAATTTGTGAGCAAACCCCTTCACTTAGTGACTTTAGCAGAGGTACAGGGGTTTGCTACCCACTTGGCAGAGTCTAACCTATCTGCTAACACTCAACGCACCACGCTCTCAGCGGTTAAGTCCCTGCTAAAGTTCGGGAATCAAATCGAGGTATTAAGTGCCAACGTCGGAGCGTCCGTGAGTCCTCCAAAGGCTAAAGATACATTGACCGAGCGGATTTTAACCGAGTTGGAAGTACAAGCGATGATTGCTTTGGAAACCAAAGAGCGTAACCGAGCAATGCTGCGCCTGCTCTACGGTGGTGGTCTGCGCGTCAGCGAACTGTGCGCTTTGAAATGGCGCGATCTAACTCGGCGGGGCGACACTGGGCAAGCAACAGTGTTTGGCAAAGGTAGTAAGACGCGAGTGGTACTGCTGCCAGCAACGATTTGGCAAGAGTTAACCGCCCTACGCGGTAACGCTCTTGCCGATGCTCCCGTGTTCCAGTCCCGCAAGCAAGGCGGACATCTGACGCGCTCTCAGGTGATGCGAATTGTCCAGGCGGCGGCGAAACGCGCGGGGATAGATGCTAAGGTGTCTCCCCACTGGTTGCGTCATGCCCACGCTAGTCACTCTTTAGACCGGGGCGCACCAATTCATCTGGTGCAGCAAACCTTGGGTCATAGCAGTATTGCCACGACTTCGCGCTATCTCCACGCCCGACCCCAAGATAGTTCGGCTCGGTTCTTGCCGTTGTAG
- a CDS encoding type II toxin-antitoxin system RelE/ParE family toxin, protein MPETQVVFYQDESGEVPVLEWLEELLKQNRKGYANCVARIGQLAAAGYELRRPAADYLRSGIYELRAKHIRVQYRILYFFHGQNVAVLAHAITKEEEAVPAIDIERAIKRKQLFEENPEAHTYIEEEEDGEDI, encoded by the coding sequence GTGCCTGAAACACAAGTTGTTTTCTACCAGGATGAGAGCGGGGAAGTTCCCGTTCTTGAATGGCTGGAAGAGCTACTAAAACAAAACCGGAAAGGGTACGCTAACTGCGTGGCGCGAATAGGACAACTTGCGGCAGCAGGATACGAGTTGCGGCGACCAGCAGCAGATTACCTGCGCTCCGGCATCTACGAGCTGCGAGCCAAGCACATTCGCGTGCAGTACCGCATCCTGTACTTCTTTCATGGGCAAAATGTCGCAGTACTCGCACACGCCATTACAAAAGAAGAAGAGGCAGTACCAGCAATTGATATTGAACGGGCAATAAAGCGGAAGCAATTATTCGAGGAGAATCCAGAGGCTCATACATACATAGAGGAGGAAGAGGATGGCGAAGACATCTGA